One Pseudoalteromonas sp. UG3-2 DNA window includes the following coding sequences:
- a CDS encoding diguanylate cyclase response regulator, which translates to MNTWLIYLLEDNDEDAYLVKRTLADMSGKHKFKVKHFKTLDELNQALKNFKPETLLIDLNIEESHGLNTLLAVKQMSTSAPIVVLTGISEEAFGEKAIQLGAQDYIPKHEVTGPLLCRTIKFSKERYEMQRNLENLVIMDRLTMLHNRGAFDNEIERTISDSERYGHGFGLLFIDLDNFKPVNDNLGHQAGDQLLKILSAKLKMYKRASDFVARYGGDEFVVIAPHLTEKNQLRKLAQHKYDLLSDTYCLQDEQNQLQEIHLKLSIGAVIYPTDANSADELVAKADKAMYAAKSQGLPYVIYSELNQSDPDPSQE; encoded by the coding sequence ATGAATACCTGGTTAATTTACCTGCTTGAAGACAACGACGAAGACGCTTATCTGGTCAAGCGCACCCTGGCTGATATGAGTGGTAAACATAAATTTAAGGTTAAGCATTTCAAAACCTTGGATGAGCTAAATCAAGCGTTGAAAAATTTTAAACCAGAAACCCTGCTGATCGATCTTAATATCGAAGAAAGCCATGGGCTCAACACCTTGCTGGCAGTAAAACAAATGTCTACCAGCGCCCCTATTGTGGTGCTTACCGGTATTTCCGAGGAAGCTTTCGGTGAAAAGGCGATCCAGCTAGGCGCACAAGATTACATTCCTAAGCATGAAGTAACCGGCCCTTTGCTTTGCCGCACCATTAAATTCTCTAAAGAGCGTTATGAGATGCAACGTAACCTCGAAAACCTGGTCATTATGGACCGGCTCACTATGCTGCATAATCGTGGCGCGTTTGATAACGAAATCGAGCGCACCATTTCTGATTCAGAGCGCTATGGCCATGGTTTTGGCTTATTATTTATCGATTTAGATAACTTTAAGCCCGTTAACGACAACCTCGGTCACCAAGCAGGAGATCAATTATTAAAAATTCTCTCAGCTAAATTAAAAATGTATAAGCGCGCCTCGGATTTTGTTGCTCGCTATGGCGGTGATGAATTTGTGGTGATAGCCCCTCACCTCACGGAAAAAAATCAGTTAAGAAAATTAGCCCAACACAAATACGACCTATTAAGCGATACTTACTGCCTCCAAGATGAGCAAAACCAATTGCAAGAAATACACCTAAAGCTCAGCATTGGTGCCGTAATCTACCCAACCGACGCCAACAGCGCCGATGAGCTCGTCGCCAAAGCCGACAAAGCCATGTACGCCGCAAAATCACAAGGGTTACCTTATGTGATTTATTCTGAGCTAAACCAAAGTGACCCTGATCCAAGCCAGGAATAA
- a CDS encoding helix-turn-helix transcriptional regulator: MTGKDGSSMAKHWQSREIFILTHPNADTSSEVYILLVKVLETLAGTVKIDTKLPDAALKTAISLFVIDVEHRDCNELISPEIKQLAMQHHVVLFNAERGTVSEKTALFGNVKGLLYQDASPQTLFNGITSVLEGELWFCQHAVATAFSELLSAMPKPVKHSDIIVGNDQLSRLTSREKSVIKLIASGAKNEDIADQLNISNHTVKTHIYSAFKKTNSRNRVELANWALRHIPLVGAAFSG, from the coding sequence ATGACTGGAAAGGACGGTTCTAGCATGGCAAAGCATTGGCAAAGCCGTGAGATTTTTATCTTAACTCACCCTAATGCTGATACCAGTAGTGAAGTTTACATCTTACTTGTTAAAGTACTAGAAACTTTGGCGGGCACAGTCAAAATAGACACAAAATTACCCGATGCTGCTCTAAAGACTGCCATTTCATTGTTTGTGATTGATGTTGAGCACCGTGATTGCAACGAACTCATCAGCCCTGAAATCAAACAGCTCGCCATGCAGCACCATGTGGTGCTTTTCAATGCTGAACGCGGCACAGTAAGCGAAAAAACCGCGCTATTTGGCAATGTAAAAGGCTTGCTGTATCAAGATGCTTCACCACAAACACTATTCAATGGCATAACCAGCGTGCTCGAGGGTGAACTGTGGTTTTGCCAACATGCCGTTGCCACGGCGTTCAGTGAACTGTTATCGGCCATGCCAAAGCCGGTAAAACACAGTGATATTATCGTTGGTAATGACCAACTAAGCCGCCTTACCTCAAGAGAAAAGTCTGTGATCAAGCTCATCGCGTCGGGGGCTAAAAATGAAGACATTGCCGATCAGCTTAATATCAGCAACCACACGGTTAAAACCCATATTTACAGCGCATTCAAAAAAACCAATTCTCGCAACCGCGTGGAGCTTGCAAATTGGGCGTTGCGCCATATCCCCCTGGTAGGTGCGGCCTTTTCTGGGTAG
- a CDS encoding CsgG/HfaB family protein codes for MWRVVSPALLLVLGGCSSISRVLPPEQTTAVALAASPAFAELKALPMPKGRIPVSVYSFRDQTGQYKPQENVSSFSTAVTQGANSILMQALHETDWFLPVEREGLQNLLTERKIIRAAVEDKQAAPLPPLMTAKIILEGGIISYDSNVRTGGLGMEYFGIGASELYREDVISIYMRAVDVRTGQVLLSVASSKKVLSMEVRAGLFRYVSYKRLAEAEGGYSDNEPMHICVTQAIEKALTLMVKQGIDKGIWAAAG; via the coding sequence ATGTGGCGTGTAGTGTCGCCGGCATTGTTACTTGTGCTTGGCGGTTGTAGCAGTATTTCTCGTGTCTTACCTCCCGAACAAACTACAGCCGTAGCGCTGGCAGCGTCCCCGGCCTTTGCCGAGCTAAAAGCACTGCCAATGCCAAAGGGTCGGATCCCGGTATCGGTTTATTCTTTTCGCGACCAAACTGGGCAATATAAGCCACAAGAAAACGTCAGCTCCTTTTCAACGGCCGTAACCCAAGGCGCCAACTCCATATTGATGCAAGCGTTGCATGAAACCGATTGGTTTTTACCAGTTGAGCGCGAAGGGCTACAAAACCTGCTTACCGAGCGAAAAATCATCCGTGCTGCGGTCGAGGATAAGCAGGCTGCTCCTTTACCACCGCTGATGACAGCAAAAATCATTTTGGAAGGCGGCATTATTAGTTACGATTCCAACGTTCGTACCGGTGGCTTAGGCATGGAGTACTTTGGTATTGGCGCCTCTGAATTATATCGCGAAGACGTCATTTCTATCTATATGCGGGCCGTGGATGTCCGCACCGGCCAAGTGCTGCTTTCTGTGGCCAGCAGCAAAAAAGTGCTTTCAATGGAAGTGCGTGCGGGGCTATTTCGCTATGTCAGCTATAAACGCCTAGCTGAAGCCGAAGGCGGGTATAGTGACAACGAACCCATGCACATTTGTGTCACTCAAGCCATTGAAAAAGCCTTAACCTTAATGGTGAAGCAGGGAATTGATAAAGGCATCTGGGCCGCAGCGGGATAG
- a CDS encoding curli assembly protein CsgF: MTTKIISSLIALSCFSAAATEIVYKPINPSFGGNPLNANMLLSKAQAQNKHRAPNIEKNYGEKFQESLERTYLNRMVREITGMAFGDDVEDSIFNQDAMFMSGDYQIQVITSTPDSITVKITNTISGEETILEVPRFS; encoded by the coding sequence ATGACAACAAAAATAATCAGCAGCCTCATTGCCTTGAGCTGCTTTTCAGCGGCGGCAACAGAAATTGTGTACAAACCCATTAACCCCTCATTTGGTGGTAACCCACTTAATGCCAATATGCTGTTAAGCAAGGCGCAAGCGCAAAATAAGCACCGCGCGCCGAATATAGAAAAAAACTATGGTGAAAAATTCCAAGAATCGTTAGAGCGAACCTATTTAAACCGTATGGTGAGAGAAATAACAGGGATGGCCTTTGGCGATGACGTTGAAGATAGTATCTTTAATCAAGATGCCATGTTTATGAGCGGCGATTATCAAATTCAGGTGATCACCAGTACACCCGATTCGATCACAGTAAAAATCACCAATACCATTTCCGGTGAAGAGACCATTCTTGAAGTGCCGAGGTTCTCTTGA
- a CDS encoding CsgE family curli-type amyloid fiber assembly protein has translation MLKNNKITLFALLTVLSLGSGALQARQEVEIDGLVMDQSISRFGHQFYFQFSQLWRDVPDTAGVNVTIKETVLPRAGTRLEVVMNDKAVYATAMGRRGSSVDERVETAIFAIMDAMARQHYQQGSKDLASSGW, from the coding sequence GTGCTCAAGAACAATAAAATAACACTATTCGCACTCTTAACCGTTCTAAGCCTTGGCAGTGGTGCGCTGCAGGCAAGGCAAGAAGTCGAAATTGATGGCTTAGTGATGGATCAGTCCATCAGTCGCTTTGGCCATCAGTTTTACTTTCAATTTTCACAGCTGTGGCGTGATGTGCCAGACACCGCTGGCGTCAACGTCACCATCAAAGAAACGGTGTTGCCAAGAGCCGGAACGCGATTAGAAGTGGTAATGAACGACAAAGCCGTTTATGCCACAGCCATGGGCAGGCGCGGTAGCTCGGTCGATGAGCGAGTGGAAACGGCCATATTTGCCATTATGGATGCCATGGCAAGACAACACTATCAACAAGGCTCCAAAGATTTAGCCAGTAGCGGGTGGTAA
- a CDS encoding curlin codes for MKFSKSIVSAAIAIALTHSTAALAADKADKPLSTSVLAQAERAAGESNELTISQTAAEQGGNELETTQLGTANLTEITTVGDNNATVATQNGSDNAAFITTTGNNNTQTYTQDGEVNGVATELTGDANNIDVMQSGTGLLGINNEAINKITGDQNNITVTQGAGGHWFYNLDMQGSQNTVSATQSGTWNEATLESVQGDMNDIALDQNGFYNQFGLVSIEGSNNEIETRQSGDYNEIQIETLIGDNIEVAIEQSEGEDNTVSVFEISGSDNELSIDQEGSLNSFTSDMLVGADNEVVAQQNGSENQAAADVIGDDNQFMALQDGNNNDVYLGVAGNNDVYLGVAGNNNEFSAMQLGDNNQAHVANFNGNNNDVDVTQSGSENEVLVQSSYPDVSLASNDNQIDIAQDGMGNGAAVTMSSVFDSSSNQVDIAQSGEFNAIDIMLEGSRNMLDITQSGDNNFVVGMDQGAFVINGDDNSLTVSQLGNGNLVQGGIASSGQNITVTQVGDNNVATITQQ; via the coding sequence GTGAAGTTTTCAAAATCAATCGTAAGTGCTGCTATCGCTATTGCACTAACACACTCTACAGCAGCACTGGCTGCAGATAAGGCAGACAAGCCACTGTCGACATCGGTGCTTGCCCAAGCTGAAAGAGCCGCCGGTGAAAGCAACGAACTTACTATTTCGCAAACCGCAGCCGAACAAGGTGGCAATGAACTGGAAACCACGCAGTTAGGTACGGCAAATTTAACCGAGATCACCACCGTCGGTGACAATAACGCCACTGTGGCAACCCAAAACGGTTCTGATAACGCCGCATTTATCACCACCACAGGTAACAACAACACCCAAACCTATACTCAAGATGGCGAAGTCAATGGCGTAGCAACAGAGTTAACCGGTGATGCTAATAACATTGATGTGATGCAGTCAGGCACTGGTTTATTAGGCATTAATAACGAAGCCATTAACAAAATCACTGGCGACCAAAATAACATTACAGTGACCCAAGGCGCTGGTGGCCATTGGTTTTATAATCTGGATATGCAAGGCAGCCAAAATACGGTTTCAGCAACGCAATCGGGTACCTGGAATGAGGCAACGCTGGAGTCGGTTCAAGGCGATATGAACGACATCGCGCTGGACCAAAATGGCTTTTATAACCAATTTGGCTTGGTCAGTATTGAGGGCAGCAATAACGAAATTGAAACGCGGCAAAGCGGTGACTACAACGAAATCCAAATTGAGACTCTAATTGGCGACAATATCGAAGTGGCGATTGAGCAGTCTGAAGGGGAAGACAATACGGTTTCTGTGTTTGAGATTTCAGGCAGCGATAATGAGCTCAGTATTGATCAAGAAGGCTCGTTAAACAGCTTTACCTCAGACATGCTGGTAGGCGCCGACAACGAGGTGGTAGCACAACAAAATGGCAGCGAAAACCAAGCCGCCGCGGATGTCATCGGTGACGATAACCAGTTTATGGCACTGCAAGATGGCAATAATAACGATGTGTATTTAGGTGTAGCTGGCAATAACGATGTGTATTTAGGTGTAGCTGGCAATAACAATGAGTTTAGTGCCATGCAGTTGGGCGATAACAACCAAGCTCATGTCGCTAATTTTAACGGCAACAATAACGATGTGGATGTCACCCAAAGCGGCAGTGAAAACGAAGTGCTGGTGCAGTCTTCTTACCCTGATGTCAGCCTTGCCAGCAACGACAACCAAATTGATATTGCCCAAGACGGTATGGGCAATGGCGCAGCAGTCACCATGAGCAGTGTGTTTGATAGCAGCAGTAACCAAGTGGATATTGCGCAATCTGGTGAGTTTAATGCTATTGATATCATGCTCGAAGGCAGCCGCAATATGCTCGACATCACCCAAAGTGGCGACAATAACTTTGTGGTCGGCATGGACCAAGGCGCCTTTGTTATTAACGGTGACGACAACAGCCTAACGGTAAGCCAGCTCGGCAACGGCAACCTAGTACAAGGCGGCATCGCCAGCAGCGGCCAAAATATCACCGTTACCCAAGTAGGCGACAACAACGTAGCCACCATCACGCAACAATAA
- a CDS encoding S8 family serine peptidase, which yields MKSKLSKLSLALLPALTLSAQAAVQIETTKTIADDSILVVFKENTSAALRANARNLVKATMADHNADGIDDKYRHVLKGRLANFKLNNNNAKEAIAKLAKHPAVEYVEPDYQVQALGIPDDSRFDELWGLNNSGQTGGTADADIDAPEAWDITVGSRDVIVGVIDTGVDYTHPDLAANAWQNPGEIAGDGIDNDDNGYIDDVYGINAITGTGDPMDDQGHGTHVSGTIGATGNDALGVAGVNHEVSIVGCKFLSASGSGSTSDAIECIDYMVALKDAGHNVRVTNNSWGGGGFSQALSDAITASENADILFVAAAGNSAVDNDQNPHYPSSYEQDSVLAIASTTHTDAMSSFSQWGVTSVDMGAPGSDILSTVPGGGYSSYSGTSMATPHVAGAAALVLSINPTLSAIELKNLLMQSGDDNADLADKTVSGKRLNVNQAVIDADPEPGFRVSARPGDQEITAGDTATYEFSFSSVADWQGSIDLSLTSPIAGATLSAEVAMPGDTVTLTVPTTAETQWGDYSFTLDTTSGELSDQETVSLYVLPQGLNEFSYQNTTPVEIPDNDATGITSTITVADSVTVFDSNTLVDITHTYIGDLLITLTSPAGTVATLHNRQGGGDDNLNQTFNSAAFNGEVATGDWTLTVSDNAGIDTGTLNSWTLNLTGLGEVLPQPPQAGFSYSADGLNVNFTDDSRDANDDIVSWEWDFGDGSISTDTNPMHQFAAGGEYSVSLTVTDSEGNTDTTSQTVVVSSDNIELDVVRANKSRLGFIRVELAWQGSSADEVTIYRDGRALDTVNNSGKYRDFARDVNATSMTYQVCQSGDICSNEVTVNFE from the coding sequence ATGAAATCAAAACTTTCGAAATTAAGCTTGGCGCTACTGCCAGCTCTAACCTTATCAGCACAAGCGGCAGTACAAATTGAAACCACCAAAACCATCGCAGATGACAGCATCTTAGTGGTATTTAAAGAAAACACTTCAGCAGCCCTGCGTGCCAACGCTCGCAACCTAGTAAAGGCCACCATGGCAGACCATAATGCCGATGGCATCGATGACAAATACCGCCATGTATTAAAAGGCCGATTGGCCAACTTTAAGCTCAATAATAACAACGCCAAAGAAGCCATTGCTAAGCTGGCCAAGCACCCTGCCGTTGAATACGTTGAGCCCGATTATCAAGTTCAAGCACTGGGCATTCCTGACGATAGCCGTTTTGATGAGCTATGGGGCTTAAACAACTCTGGACAAACTGGCGGTACGGCAGATGCCGATATTGACGCCCCCGAAGCGTGGGATATTACCGTGGGCTCTCGTGATGTGATTGTCGGCGTGATTGATACTGGGGTCGACTATACTCACCCAGACCTGGCCGCCAATGCATGGCAAAACCCAGGTGAAATTGCCGGCGATGGCATCGATAACGACGACAATGGCTACATTGATGATGTCTATGGTATTAATGCCATCACAGGTACGGGCGACCCAATGGACGACCAAGGCCATGGTACGCACGTATCGGGCACCATTGGCGCAACGGGTAACGATGCTCTGGGCGTGGCTGGGGTTAACCACGAAGTGTCGATCGTGGGCTGTAAGTTCTTAAGTGCTTCAGGCTCGGGGTCAACCTCAGATGCCATTGAATGTATTGACTACATGGTGGCGCTGAAAGACGCAGGCCATAATGTGCGCGTAACCAATAACAGCTGGGGTGGCGGCGGCTTTAGTCAAGCGCTGTCTGATGCCATTACGGCCAGTGAAAACGCCGATATTTTGTTTGTTGCAGCGGCCGGTAACAGTGCGGTTGATAACGACCAAAATCCACATTACCCATCAAGCTACGAGCAAGACAGCGTTCTGGCCATTGCCAGCACTACCCATACCGATGCCATGTCTTCTTTCTCGCAATGGGGTGTAACGTCTGTGGACATGGGCGCACCAGGTAGCGATATTTTATCCACGGTACCAGGTGGCGGCTATTCCAGCTACTCAGGAACATCGATGGCGACACCGCATGTGGCTGGTGCTGCAGCCTTGGTGCTGTCTATCAATCCAACACTTTCCGCCATTGAACTGAAAAACCTACTGATGCAAAGCGGTGACGATAACGCCGATTTAGCCGACAAAACCGTCTCTGGTAAACGCCTAAATGTGAATCAGGCGGTGATCGATGCCGATCCGGAGCCTGGCTTTAGAGTGTCGGCACGCCCTGGTGATCAAGAGATCACCGCAGGCGATACCGCAACGTACGAGTTTAGCTTTAGCTCAGTGGCCGATTGGCAAGGCAGCATTGACCTTAGCCTAACATCACCAATTGCTGGCGCTACGCTGTCGGCAGAAGTGGCGATGCCGGGTGACACAGTAACATTAACTGTGCCTACAACGGCAGAAACACAATGGGGCGATTACAGCTTTACCCTAGATACCACATCAGGTGAGCTAAGCGACCAAGAAACGGTATCGCTGTATGTATTGCCACAAGGACTGAACGAGTTCAGCTACCAAAACACTACTCCGGTTGAGATCCCAGACAACGATGCCACTGGTATCACTTCCACCATTACCGTGGCCGATAGCGTAACAGTGTTTGATAGCAATACCCTAGTTGATATCACCCACACTTACATCGGCGACTTGCTCATAACACTAACCTCACCGGCAGGCACAGTAGCAACACTGCACAATCGTCAAGGTGGCGGCGATGACAACTTGAATCAAACCTTTAACTCAGCGGCGTTTAACGGCGAAGTGGCAACGGGCGATTGGACCCTAACGGTGTCTGATAACGCCGGCATCGACACTGGTACACTAAACAGCTGGACGCTCAATCTAACTGGCCTGGGTGAAGTATTACCACAACCACCGCAAGCAGGCTTTAGCTACAGCGCAGATGGCTTAAACGTTAACTTTACTGACGACAGCCGTGACGCCAATGACGACATCGTCAGCTGGGAGTGGGACTTTGGTGATGGCAGCATCAGCACCGACACCAACCCTATGCACCAATTTGCCGCAGGCGGCGAATACAGCGTGTCACTCACCGTAACCGATAGCGAAGGTAACACTGACACCACCAGCCAAACCGTGGTGGTTAGCAGTGACAACATTGAGCTTGATGTGGTGCGCGCCAACAAATCACGCTTAGGCTTTATCCGCGTAGAGCTAGCATGGCAAGGCAGCAGCGCCGATGAAGTCACCATCTACCGCGATGGCCGCGCCCTAGATACCGTGAACAACAGCGGCAAATACCGCGACTTCGCACGGGACGTGAACGCCACCAGCATGACCTACCAAGTATGCCAAAGCGGCGACATCTGCTCTAACGAAGTGACCGTTAACTTCGAGTAA